In Thermococcus chitonophagus, the genomic stretch CAACCCAATCGTTGGGCCTTATTTTATCATCGGCACTCTCTACTCCAGCCGAGAACACATCGCCCCTAATCTCAAAGTCAACCTCAACCCAATAAGCCTTCAGCTCATCGTATATCCTCTGCATTCCGAAGGGTGTTACGCTTATGACCCCCTCCTGGAAGGTTCCAGTCTGAGAGTTGTTAACTATGAGCCTGAGCATCTTTGAGCCGACTATCTGAGCGTTATCCGGGAGAACAGCTTCTCCGGCCCCCAGGCCAAAGTAGAAGTCGAAGACCTTTCTAACGTTCTCATAGAACCTGTACCTTCTGTAGGCCTTGTCAACTTCCCTAAGGTCGAACTCAGCTAACGTTTTCCTAAGCTTCTCGAGTGACTCTCTAGAGGTTGTTGATTCTCCAGCGGTGAATATTACATCCCTACCGGTCAGCTCCATGGCAAGCTTAACAGCTTCCCTATATCCTCCTTCAACGTGTGCAACTATCGGGATGTCGGGGTACCTCTCCAGAGTTTCCGCTAAAAGCTCACCGGCAAATTTAACCTCCCACTCACTCCAGTGGCCCGTAACGACTATATCGTACTTCGCCAGCCACTCCCACTCCCTGGGAACCACACCATAGGGAGAGGTAACTATGAGCTCATGAACCCTGTAGAGCCTATTTCCAAGGGCATCTTTCATTGCCTTCCTGTAGAGGGTGTGGGATCTCGATCTTGAGTAGGGCTTCTTCGCCGAGCACGGTAGAATCAAGAGGATATCAATCCCCTGGGGAGGTCTAAACCTCTCAAGAACCCTTGAACGCCATCTAAAAACCTCGGGCCTTGTCATTGAGTGGTCGCTTATGAATACAACTGTCTTATCGTGAACCGGCGTGTACTTTTCAAGGTAGTCCATGTTTTCCCTGTCTGCAATCCTTAAGATCCCAACGTTCATAGCCGTTGGCAGGAAGTTCTCAACGAGGTACCTAAGCTTCCCCTCTTGGATTGCAACTTTGACTAGCTTTATCATGTTCTTCGCGAACTCGATGGGATCATTGGGAGAGTCCCATATTATTGGGGAGAACTGGGTGAAACCCAATCCCTCAAACTCATAAATCTTTAGGGATCTAACATCAAAGGCATCTATCCCAAGGTAAACGGCCAAAGGATAGAAGAAGGGCTCTAGATCCGTGATCAGCACGGCGTTTGGAAACCTTTCCCTGAGCTCTCTAATTGTCTTCACGAAGCCCCTGTGGTCCCTGATCATTATCTTTGAATTCCCTATGTAGATCGCTTCAAACTCATGCTCCTCAATTATCTTGAAGAGCTCCTCATAGTACTTGTCCCTCTTTAAGGCGGGAAAGTAAAAGGCATTGAACTTTGAGTAATCGACATCCCAAAGCCTCTTCAGGGCCTTCTTTATCACCTCATCGGGAGTGTAGTAGCTTATTGGAATTGAAGGAGCCAAGTTAAAATCGTATTCAGAAAAATCCTTTGGATGGAAGAACGAGTTAAACGGGGAAAGCGTGAAATCAACTCCAGCCAGTGAAGGAGTTTGAACCGGGGGATCTAGCCTTATAACCCCTAACCTGCCGGGCCCATCGTGCTTAACGACTTCCATTTCCGATCACACGAGATTGTACCTCTGGAGGAGCAGTATCTCATCCCAGGTAAGCTTCTCTCCACGCTTGAACTTCTCCAAGGCTTGAACAGCCTTCTCGAAGTTCGCATCTCTCTTCGAGAGCATCCTCGCAACAAGCTTGTAAGCTATAAGCTCCTTGTGCTTCTGATCATACTCGAGTATTTTCCTGTCTAGCTCCCTGAGCTGCCTCCTAACCTCCCTTATCTTCTCCCTAAGCTCAACGACCTTCTGATGATACTCATCCGCCTCCTTCTTAACTTCATCGGCCTTCTGATAAGTCTTTATCATCTGCTCATGGAACTGCTGGCTTTGATTAGCTAATTGCTGAATCTCTAGGCTTATAGCCCTTCTCGCCTTCTTGAGCTGGTCTATCTTCTTCCTAACCTCTTGTAGCTTATTATTGAACCTTTCAATCTGCTGAATAATCTCAAGCTCAGTAGCTAAAACTTGAATTTGATCAACTATCTGCCTCTCCCTCTCGGGGGTTATGTTTGGATTAGTCTGAAGCTCCCACTCAAGCTTCTCAATTCTCTCCTCAATTTTATCTTTAGGCATCTTAAGCCTTCTCAACTGCCTGTATTCGTCCCTCTTAGTTCTGTACTCCAGGGCCTCCTGATAGAGAAGGTCAAGTTTGGCATTTATCTCCTCTCTGTTTTTCTTAAGCTCCTTGATCTTGGCATTTATCTCATCCCTCTTAGCTTTAAATTCCCTTGCCTTTTCCCTGAGCCTCTTAACCTCCGCGTTCTTTTCGTCTCTCTTCTGGATCCAAGTGTTCAACTCTTGCTGTAGCTCCTGCAGCTTAAGCTCTATGTTCCTTCTCTCTTCCTGTAGAGCCTCGAGTTCGCGCTTGATCTTCCTAATCTCTTCTGGGTCAACTTTCACTTGCATATTTCTTCCCCTTTCTCACTTTTAGAATAGAACCTCTCATGAGTTCAGGCCCCGCTAATGTGGGGAGAACTTTTTCCAAATAAAAACTTTTCTCTATTCTCAAAACTTTTAACTCAAAACACTAAGGTTCATTCGATGATAAAATTCCTCGATGTATGGTTCTGGTACGAGGAAGGAAAACCTGTGCTTAAATCGGTTAGCTTTGAGTTTTCTGGCGGAGTTCTTGGAATTGTAGGGCCCAATGGTAGCGGAAAGACGACGCTAACGAAGATGATGAACGGATTGTTGAAGCCCAAGAAAGGTGAAGTCATCGTAGAGGGTGTGGATGTCAAGAAGAAAACAGTTGCTGAGATGAGCAGGATTATAGGGTATGTATTCCAAAACCCTGAAGGAATGTTCTTCGAGGAGACTGTTTTTAGAGAAGTAGCCTTCGGTCCCAAGAATCTTGGAGTCTCTGGAAAGGAGCTAGAGAAGAGGGTCAGATGGGCCCTAAAAGCCGTTGGACTCGAGGGGTTTGAGGAGAGGAGCCCCTTCGAGCTCAGCGGAGGGGAAAAGCAGAGGCTCGCCATAGCCTGTATTTTGGCTATGAAGCCCAAGATACTCGTTCTCGACGAGCCAACAACAGGGTTAGACTACAAGGGAATAAAGAGCCTTGAAAAAGTGCTTCTGAGTTTGAAAGATGAGGGCCACTCAATAGTTTTGGTTACTCACGATATGGAATTCCTCCTGAGACTTGCAGACACTGTGCTACTGCTCGATAAAGGAGAGGTCAAGTTTTACGGGAGCGTTAGAGAGTTTTTCAACCTTGATCTGAGACAGTACAGCCTAGAAGTGCCGGAAGTTCTAAAGATAGCCAAAGACGCTGGAATAGACTTCGTAAGGTCGGAAGAAGAGCTGATAAGGGTGGTACTAGGATGATGTTCTCCCTCTACCTCGATAGGAACTCAATACTACACTCCCTAGATCCAAGGGTAAAGATCATCGGAACCGCCGTGTTCACGACCATAGGGCTCATGGTAAAGGACCCAATTTACTCCCCCCTCATCTTTGTAGTTACTGTTATCGGCCTCAGAATTTTAGGGAAAATTGAAATCAAAGAGCAGCTCAAGGTTTTGAAGCCACTAATCCCAGTTTTCGTGTTAACGTTTATCAGCTGGCCGATCATCATAGATCCGTGGGAAAGAGGAGTTTTGATCGGTATAGCGTACACGTTTAGGCTCATGGGAATAACGATAATGGCCTTTGGCCTAATGATGACGACAAAGCAGAGAGATCTGATAAGGGGATTCACGAAACTTGGACTTCCTTATGAGATAGGGCTAGCCGTTTTAATTGCCCTAAGGTACGTGCCGACGATATACGCTCTCGCCCAGAACGTTATGGACGCTCAAAAGAGCAGAGGGCTTGAACTTGAGAAAGGGAACTTCCTCGAGAGGGCCAAAAAGATGACAGCGGTGATAATTCCTCTTTTGGTTCTCACGATAAGGACGGCACACGAGCTCGCTATAGCCATGGAGAGCAGAGCATTTGGCGCCTCAAGAAAAAGGACATATCTAGTTGAGCTTAAGATGAAGCCAATAGATTACG encodes the following:
- a CDS encoding energy-coupling factor ABC transporter ATP-binding protein, translating into MIKFLDVWFWYEEGKPVLKSVSFEFSGGVLGIVGPNGSGKTTLTKMMNGLLKPKKGEVIVEGVDVKKKTVAEMSRIIGYVFQNPEGMFFEETVFREVAFGPKNLGVSGKELEKRVRWALKAVGLEGFEERSPFELSGGEKQRLAIACILAMKPKILVLDEPTTGLDYKGIKSLEKVLLSLKDEGHSIVLVTHDMEFLLRLADTVLLLDKGEVKFYGSVREFFNLDLRQYSLEVPEVLKIAKDAGIDFVRSEEELIRVVLG
- the arcS gene encoding archaeosine synthase subunit alpha, translated to MEVVKHDGPGRLGVIRLDPPVQTPSLAGVDFTLSPFNSFFHPKDFSEYDFNLAPSIPISYYTPDEVIKKALKRLWDVDYSKFNAFYFPALKRDKYYEELFKIIEEHEFEAIYIGNSKIMIRDHRGFVKTIRELRERFPNAVLITDLEPFFYPLAVYLGIDAFDVRSLKIYEFEGLGFTQFSPIIWDSPNDPIEFAKNMIKLVKVAIQEGKLRYLVENFLPTAMNVGILRIADRENMDYLEKYTPVHDKTVVFISDHSMTRPEVFRWRSRVLERFRPPQGIDILLILPCSAKKPYSRSRSHTLYRKAMKDALGNRLYRVHELIVTSPYGVVPREWEWLAKYDIVVTGHWSEWEVKFAGELLAETLERYPDIPIVAHVEGGYREAVKLAMELTGRDVIFTAGESTTSRESLEKLRKTLAEFDLREVDKAYRRYRFYENVRKVFDFYFGLGAGEAVLPDNAQIVGSKMLRLIVNNSQTGTFQEGVISVTPFGMQRIYDELKAYWVEVDFEIRGDVFSAGVESADDKIRPNDWVGVVREDRVVAVGRAVLSGEEMVRAKKGIAVKVKKRAKS
- a CDS encoding energy-coupling factor transporter transmembrane component T family protein, translated to MMFSLYLDRNSILHSLDPRVKIIGTAVFTTIGLMVKDPIYSPLIFVVTVIGLRILGKIEIKEQLKVLKPLIPVFVLTFISWPIIIDPWERGVLIGIAYTFRLMGITIMAFGLMMTTKQRDLIRGFTKLGLPYEIGLAVLIALRYVPTIYALAQNVMDAQKSRGLELEKGNFLERAKKMTAVIIPLLVLTIRTAHELAIAMESRAFGASRKRTYLVELKMKPIDYVALAIILGVALLYLGTRLLL
- a CDS encoding coiled-coil protein yields the protein MQVKVDPEEIRKIKRELEALQEERRNIELKLQELQQELNTWIQKRDEKNAEVKRLREKAREFKAKRDEINAKIKELKKNREEINAKLDLLYQEALEYRTKRDEYRQLRRLKMPKDKIEERIEKLEWELQTNPNITPERERQIVDQIQVLATELEIIQQIERFNNKLQEVRKKIDQLKKARRAISLEIQQLANQSQQFHEQMIKTYQKADEVKKEADEYHQKVVELREKIREVRRQLRELDRKILEYDQKHKELIAYKLVARMLSKRDANFEKAVQALEKFKRGEKLTWDEILLLQRYNLV